A window of the Budorcas taxicolor isolate Tak-1 chromosome 10, Takin1.1, whole genome shotgun sequence genome harbors these coding sequences:
- the ERH gene encoding enhancer of rudimentary homolog: MSHTILLVQPTKRPEGRTYADYESVNECMEGVCKMYEEHLKRMNPNSPSITYDISQLFDFIDDLADLSCLVYRADTQTYQPYNKDWIKEKIYVLLRRQAQQAGK, from the exons TCTCACACCATCTTGCTGGTACAGCCTACCAAGAGGCCAGAAGGCAGAACTTACGCTGACTATGAATCTGTGAATGAGTGTATGGAAG GTGTTTGTAAAATGTATGAAGAACATCTGAAGAGAATGAATCCCAACAGCCCCTCTATCACATATGATATCAGTCAGTTGTTTGATTTTATTGATGACCTGGCAGACCTCAGCTGCCTTGT TTACCGAGCTGATACCCAGACATACCAGCCTTATAACAAAGATTGGATTAAAGAGAAGATCTACGTGCTCCTTCGCCGACAGGCCCAACAGGCTGGGAAATAG